The Megalops cyprinoides isolate fMegCyp1 chromosome 9, fMegCyp1.pri, whole genome shotgun sequence genome has a window encoding:
- the her13 gene encoding hairy-related 13, whose protein sequence is MAPSSRLSKNGCSTDEDEYYGIKGDRKARKPLVEKKRRARINESLQELRTLLADSDFQSKMENAEVLELTVKRVEHVLRKRSQEADTMNREASERFAAGYIQCMHEVHMFVSNCPGIDATVAAELLNHLLECMPLNEDHFQDMLVDLMSDTSSNSSTWPTSEGICVPLASPGGRSLSNVSLAYSPSPSTTSSEDLCSDLDETDSEQNHNSPDTMENQEVQNMPTTVYSKSMWRPW, encoded by the exons ATGGCCCCGTCGTCTCGACTCAGCAAAAATGGATGTAGTACAGATGAGGATGAATACTACGGTATTAAAGGAGACAGAAAG GCGAGAAAACCTTTGGTGGAGAAAAAGAGACGCGCCCGGATCAATGAAAGTTTGCAAGAGCTCAGGACCCTCCTTGCCGATTCAGAT TTCCAGTCTAAAATGGAGAATGCTGAAGTGCTTGAATTGACCGTGAAACGAGTTGAGCATGTTCTCCGAAAACGATCTCAAG AGGCTGACACCATGAATCGAGAGGCGAGCGAGAGGTTTGCGGCAGGCTACATTCAGTGCATGCATGAGGTGCACATGTTCGTGTCGAACTGCCCAGGTATTGACGCAACGGTGGCCGCGGAGCTCCTCAACCACCTCCTGGAATGTATGCCTTTGAATGAAGATCACTTTCAGGACATGCTTGTGGATTTAATGTCGGACAcctccagcaacagcagcacttgGCCTACTAGCGAAGGGATTTGTGTACCCCTGGCTTCCCCCGGGGGCAGGAGTTTATCTAACGTCTCCTTAGCGTACTCCCCGTCCCCCTCCACTACGTCCTCTGAGGACCTCTGTTCAGATCTGGACGAAACTGACAGTGAGCAGAACCACAATTCCCCGGACACCATGGAAAACCAGGAGGTCCAAAACATGCCTACAACAGTTTACTCTAAATCCATGTGGAGACCATGGTAG